Proteins co-encoded in one Sulfurimonas sp. HSL1-2 genomic window:
- a CDS encoding adenosylmethionine--8-amino-7-oxononanoate transaminase produces the protein MNNREISERDLRHIWHPCTQMKDHEFLPLTPIKKGNGVYLEDFDGNCYIDAVSSWWVNLFGHANPIISSAVKTQAETLEHVILAGFTHEPVVRLSERLAALTPEGLTRCFYADNGSSAIEVALKMAYHYYKNIGKERPLFISLTNSYHGETIGALSVGDVSLYKETYGPLLLHTIQTPVPADQSEEAALAAAVELEALLKARGEEVAALIVEPLIQGAGNMHMYHPRYLKEARKLCDDYDIMLIADEIMTGFGRTGTMFACEQAGITPDLMTLSKGLTGGYLPLSVTMTTEKVYEAFYCDYNLYKAFLHSHSYTGNALACAAANATLDIFELDNVIEANRKLSAMMAEGLKRFESLPNVKSVRQTGMVAAVELQGYAPEERIGLKVFDFALTRGVLLRPLGPVVYFMPPYIITEEELTYVMDTAYEAITSLL, from the coding sequence ATGAACAACCGCGAAATTTCCGAGAGGGACCTGCGCCATATCTGGCATCCGTGTACGCAGATGAAAGATCACGAATTTCTGCCGCTCACGCCGATCAAAAAGGGGAACGGTGTCTATCTCGAGGATTTCGACGGCAACTGCTATATCGACGCGGTGAGCAGCTGGTGGGTCAACCTTTTCGGCCATGCGAACCCGATCATCTCCTCGGCGGTCAAAACCCAGGCCGAAACGTTAGAGCACGTTATTTTGGCCGGCTTCACCCACGAGCCGGTTGTTCGTCTTTCCGAACGCCTGGCGGCGCTGACACCGGAGGGGCTAACGCGCTGTTTTTACGCGGACAACGGCTCGAGCGCCATTGAAGTTGCCCTGAAAATGGCCTATCACTATTATAAGAATATCGGAAAAGAGCGGCCGCTTTTCATCTCGCTGACGAACAGTTACCACGGCGAGACGATCGGGGCCCTTTCCGTCGGGGACGTGTCGCTCTACAAAGAGACCTACGGACCGCTCCTGCTGCACACGATCCAGACACCGGTACCGGCCGATCAGAGCGAGGAGGCCGCGTTAGCTGCCGCGGTGGAGTTGGAAGCCCTGCTCAAGGCCCGCGGGGAGGAGGTCGCAGCCCTCATCGTCGAGCCGCTGATCCAGGGGGCGGGGAACATGCATATGTACCATCCGCGCTACCTGAAAGAGGCGCGAAAACTGTGCGATGACTATGACATTATGTTGATCGCCGATGAAATTATGACGGGATTCGGACGAACCGGAACGATGTTTGCCTGCGAACAGGCGGGAATTACCCCGGATCTGATGACCCTTTCCAAGGGGTTGACCGGTGGTTATCTGCCGCTTTCTGTTACGATGACCACGGAAAAAGTATACGAGGCGTTCTACTGCGACTACAACCTCTATAAAGCATTTTTGCATTCGCACAGCTATACGGGCAATGCGCTTGCCTGCGCCGCGGCCAATGCCACGCTCGATATCTTTGAACTCGACAATGTCATCGAAGCCAACCGCAAACTCTCTGCGATGATGGCGGAGGGACTCAAACGTTTTGAAAGCCTGCCGAACGTCAAGTCGGTGCGGCAGACGGGGATGGTCGCCGCGGTGGAACTGCAGGGGTACGCTCCCGAGGAGCGTATCGGGTTGAAGGTCTTTGATTTCGCACTGACCAGAGGGGTGCTGCTGCGCCCCCTGGGGCCGGTCGTCTACTTCATGCCGCCCTACATTATTACTGAAGAGGAGCTCACCTACGTGATGGATACGGCCTACGAGGCAATTACGTCACTGTTGTAG
- a CDS encoding class II aldolase and adducin N-terminal domain-containing protein, producing the protein MNKQHLKEQLVSFSLSMFRKEFFSIYHGSVSAKSDNSRFIINTKDTIFDHMNEQQLIELYFQKDYRWNEASIDAAIHHSIYRQISDAKFITFSMPPNTMAYSLLHPIIEPMDYFGIKEMPRVEVYDPRSFDQWYERASTEIPKRLLNSDLELVVIRGYGIYAYNRDLHEMAKQLAVLEKSCRILMLRQSMLS; encoded by the coding sequence ATGAACAAACAGCATCTCAAAGAACAGCTCGTCTCTTTTTCCCTCTCGATGTTCCGCAAAGAGTTCTTCAGCATCTACCACGGCAGCGTCTCGGCCAAATCGGACAACAGCCGTTTCATTATCAATACGAAAGACACCATCTTCGACCATATGAACGAGCAGCAGCTGATCGAACTCTATTTCCAGAAAGACTACCGCTGGAACGAGGCCAGTATCGACGCGGCCATCCACCACAGCATCTACCGTCAGATCAGCGATGCGAAGTTCATCACCTTCTCGATGCCGCCCAATACGATGGCCTACAGCCTGCTGCACCCCATCATCGAGCCCATGGACTACTTCGGGATCAAGGAGATGCCCCGTGTGGAAGTCTATGACCCCCGCTCCTTCGACCAGTGGTACGAGCGTGCTTCCACCGAGATCCCCAAACGGCTGCTGAATTCCGACCTGGAGCTGGTCGTCATCCGCGGCTACGGCATCTACGCCTACAACCGTGACCTGCATGAGATGGCGAAGCAGCTGGCCGTTTTGGAGAAGAGCTGCCGGATCCTGATGCTCCGGCAGAGTATGCTCTCCTAA
- a CDS encoding sulfite:cytochrome C oxidoreductase subunit B, with translation MKKTIFAALLSLGALNLHAVLNEDVEVPYVPFEIKMGKHFDLVQANCLTCHSFGYILNQGKQSRSFWKEKVEKMVDAFKAPITEEDQTLITDYLAEQYGNGQP, from the coding sequence ATGAAAAAAACAATCTTTGCCGCCCTGCTGAGCCTGGGCGCCCTTAATCTCCACGCCGTCCTGAACGAGGATGTCGAAGTCCCATATGTCCCGTTTGAGATCAAGATGGGCAAACACTTCGACCTGGTCCAGGCCAACTGTCTGACCTGCCACTCTTTCGGCTACATCCTGAACCAGGGCAAACAGTCCCGCAGCTTCTGGAAAGAGAAAGTCGAAAAGATGGTCGACGCGTTCAAAGCGCCCATCACCGAAGAGGACCAGACCCTCATCACTGACTATCTCGCCGAGCAGTACGGAAACGGCCAGCCGTAA
- a CDS encoding molybdopterin-dependent oxidoreductase yields MKRRSFLKGALAGAGVTALGPDAFAAGQPVDNRKISSIPFPQKRPMITYSDRPPLLESPRYVFAHPVTPNDMFFVRWHMPDIPTHIDLGTFRIKVNGLVERELSLSVDQLKHDFEPVEVYAVLQCGGNSRSAFKPTAGGIQWGSGAMGCARWKGVRLRDILERAGLKKEAEWVGFNGSETAAYYETPNFVRELHLEEIGDHVIVAYEMNGEDLPYLNGYPVRLVIPGTYSDSWVKMLSNLTVTSDYQHLFFMDKAYRVPDNECECQKPGEHVPTKPITKMNVKSFIGYPTNGETLYHNSYATIRGVAFDYGAGIKAVMLSFDDGKTWQEATLGDDLGRYAFRAFTFDFKPKKYGKQTIMAKAINRAGEEQPFAKDIKWNHGGYKFNGIDVVTVEVV; encoded by the coding sequence ATGAAACGCAGATCTTTCCTTAAAGGCGCGCTGGCCGGTGCCGGCGTGACCGCGCTGGGCCCCGATGCCTTTGCCGCGGGCCAGCCCGTCGATAACCGCAAAATCTCCTCCATTCCGTTCCCGCAGAAACGGCCGATGATCACCTACTCCGACCGTCCGCCGCTGCTCGAATCTCCGCGCTACGTCTTTGCCCACCCGGTGACACCGAACGACATGTTCTTCGTACGCTGGCACATGCCGGATATCCCGACGCATATCGACCTGGGAACCTTCCGTATCAAGGTCAACGGCCTCGTCGAGCGCGAGCTCTCCCTCTCCGTCGACCAGCTGAAGCATGACTTCGAGCCGGTCGAGGTCTATGCCGTCCTGCAGTGCGGCGGTAACAGCCGCTCCGCGTTCAAACCGACGGCCGGCGGTATCCAGTGGGGCAGCGGCGCCATGGGGTGCGCACGCTGGAAAGGCGTGCGTCTGCGCGACATCCTCGAACGTGCCGGGCTGAAAAAAGAGGCGGAGTGGGTCGGCTTCAACGGCTCCGAAACGGCTGCCTACTACGAAACGCCGAACTTTGTCCGCGAACTGCACCTTGAGGAGATCGGTGACCACGTCATCGTCGCCTATGAGATGAACGGCGAGGACCTGCCGTACCTCAACGGCTACCCTGTCCGCCTCGTCATCCCGGGCACCTACTCCGACAGCTGGGTCAAAATGCTGAGCAACCTGACCGTCACCAGTGACTATCAGCACCTCTTCTTCATGGACAAGGCGTACCGCGTACCGGACAACGAGTGCGAATGTCAGAAGCCGGGAGAGCACGTTCCGACGAAACCGATCACGAAGATGAACGTCAAATCCTTCATCGGCTATCCGACAAACGGCGAAACGCTCTACCACAACTCCTACGCGACAATCCGCGGGGTTGCCTTCGATTACGGTGCGGGAATCAAGGCGGTCATGCTCTCCTTCGACGACGGCAAAACGTGGCAGGAGGCGACGCTGGGCGACGATCTGGGCCGCTACGCCTTCCGCGCCTTCACCTTCGACTTCAAACCGAAGAAGTACGGCAAGCAGACCATCATGGCCAAGGCGATCAACCGCGCCGGCGAAGAGCAGCCGTTTGCCAAGGACATCAAGTGGAACCACGGCGGTTACAAATTTAACGGAATCGACGTCGTTACCGTCGAAGTAGTCTAA